A stretch of Aphelocoma coerulescens isolate FSJ_1873_10779 chromosome 1A, UR_Acoe_1.0, whole genome shotgun sequence DNA encodes these proteins:
- the FAM3C gene encoding protein FAM3C isoform X1 codes for MRIAGAAKLVVVIAIFLLTFYVISQVFEIKMDANLGHIFARSALDAAAHSTKPPRYKCGISKACPEKHFAFKMSSGAANVVGPKICVEDNVLMSGVKNNVGRGINVALVNGKTGELLDTKFFDMWAGDVAPLIEFLKTIQDGTIVLMATYDDGATKLNEEARKLIAELGSTSITNLGFRDNWVFCGGKGIKTKSPFEQHIKNNKDTNKYEGWPEVVEMEGCIPQKQD; via the exons GTGCTGCAAAGTTGGTAGTAGTCATAGCAATATTTTTATTGACGTTTTATGTCATATCTCAagtgtttgaaataaaaatggatGCAAACTTAGGACACATATTTG ctAGATCAGCATTAGATGCAGCTGCACACT CTACAAAACCTCCAAGATACAAGTGTGGAATCTCTAAAGCATGTCCTGAAAAGCATTTTGCATTCAAAATGTCAAGTGGAGCAGCAAATGTTGTTGGACCTAAAATTTGTGTAGAGGATAATGT tttaaTGAGTGGAGTTAAAAATAATGTTGGCAGAGGAATAAATGTGGCCTTGGTCAATG gTAAAACGGGAGAATTATTAGATACTAAGTTCTTTGACATGTGGGCAGGAG ATGTGGCACCACTTATTGAATTTCTGAAGACCATCCAGGATGGAACAATTGTGTTAATGGCAACATACGATGATGGTGCAACCAA GCTTAATGAGGAAGCACGGAAACTGATCGCTGAATTAGGAAGCACATCCATTACTAACCTTGGCTTCAGAGACAACTGGGTCTTCTGCGGTGGAAAAGGAATTAAGACCAAAAGTCCATTTGAACAG CATATAAAGAATAACAAGGACACAAACAAGTATGAAGGCTGGCCAGAAGTTGTTGAGATGGAAGGCTGTATCCCTCAGAAGCAAGACTAA
- the FAM3C gene encoding protein FAM3C isoform X2 encodes MRIAGAAKLVVVIAIFLLTFYVISQVFEIKMDANLGHIFATKPPRYKCGISKACPEKHFAFKMSSGAANVVGPKICVEDNVLMSGVKNNVGRGINVALVNGKTGELLDTKFFDMWAGDVAPLIEFLKTIQDGTIVLMATYDDGATKLNEEARKLIAELGSTSITNLGFRDNWVFCGGKGIKTKSPFEQHIKNNKDTNKYEGWPEVVEMEGCIPQKQD; translated from the exons GTGCTGCAAAGTTGGTAGTAGTCATAGCAATATTTTTATTGACGTTTTATGTCATATCTCAagtgtttgaaataaaaatggatGCAAACTTAGGACACATATTTG CTACAAAACCTCCAAGATACAAGTGTGGAATCTCTAAAGCATGTCCTGAAAAGCATTTTGCATTCAAAATGTCAAGTGGAGCAGCAAATGTTGTTGGACCTAAAATTTGTGTAGAGGATAATGT tttaaTGAGTGGAGTTAAAAATAATGTTGGCAGAGGAATAAATGTGGCCTTGGTCAATG gTAAAACGGGAGAATTATTAGATACTAAGTTCTTTGACATGTGGGCAGGAG ATGTGGCACCACTTATTGAATTTCTGAAGACCATCCAGGATGGAACAATTGTGTTAATGGCAACATACGATGATGGTGCAACCAA GCTTAATGAGGAAGCACGGAAACTGATCGCTGAATTAGGAAGCACATCCATTACTAACCTTGGCTTCAGAGACAACTGGGTCTTCTGCGGTGGAAAAGGAATTAAGACCAAAAGTCCATTTGAACAG CATATAAAGAATAACAAGGACACAAACAAGTATGAAGGCTGGCCAGAAGTTGTTGAGATGGAAGGCTGTATCCCTCAGAAGCAAGACTAA